A single region of the Blattabacterium cuenoti genome encodes:
- a CDS encoding M16 family metallopeptidase, with translation MNRIFFLLTAMMFSHSNSKELYKIKFFEEKLLNGLHVILHQDNTNPLVTISVSYHVGSKNETPGRSGFAHFFEHLMFEGSKNIKKGEYFKYIASNGGQNNAYTNHDETCYYEVLPSDRLPLALWLESERMLHAKVDEESINIQRKVVKEEKKMRIENQPYVTAISEKIPSLLFKKHPYKYPVIGFDKDLDLATENDYKKFYKTYYVPNNAVLVLAGDFEMNEARKLIKKYFSSIPKGKMDFRMKKIEEEPIKKEICSTYVDKNTKVPGVFLSYRVTKITDRDSYILKIIDHVLSSGESSRIMKNVVNTKQMASYAGSFLDTMEDYGIFIIYGLINPGVSLDQLIKIIDEEIDLLKERGITQYELEKQINFFEKKFIYDNYSMGGISAKLSYYYLYYHNANLINTDIEKYRKITVEDIKRVANKYLNKNNRVRLYNVPEHTKI, from the coding sequence ATGAATAGGATTTTTTTTTTGTTAACAGCTATGATGTTTAGTCATTCAAACTCTAAAGAGTTATACAAAATAAAATTTTTTGAAGAAAAATTGTTGAATGGATTGCATGTTATTTTACATCAAGATAATACCAATCCTTTGGTCACAATTTCAGTTTCATATCATGTAGGAAGTAAAAATGAAACACCTGGAAGATCAGGATTTGCTCATTTTTTTGAACATCTTATGTTTGAAGGGTCTAAAAATATTAAAAAAGGTGAATATTTCAAATATATAGCATCTAATGGTGGTCAAAATAATGCTTATACAAATCATGATGAAACTTGTTATTACGAAGTATTGCCTTCTGATCGTCTACCATTAGCTTTATGGTTGGAATCAGAAAGAATGCTTCATGCTAAAGTGGATGAAGAAAGTATTAATATACAAAGAAAAGTAGTAAAAGAAGAAAAAAAAATGCGTATTGAAAATCAACCATATGTTACAGCTATTTCAGAAAAAATCCCTTCTTTGTTATTTAAAAAACATCCATATAAATATCCTGTTATTGGATTTGATAAAGATTTAGATCTTGCTACAGAAAATGATTATAAGAAATTTTATAAAACTTATTATGTTCCAAATAATGCTGTTTTAGTTCTAGCAGGGGATTTTGAAATGAATGAAGCTAGAAAATTAATTAAAAAATATTTTTCTTCCATTCCTAAAGGAAAAATGGATTTTAGAATGAAAAAAATAGAAGAAGAACCTATAAAAAAAGAAATATGTTCTACATATGTAGATAAAAATACGAAGGTTCCTGGAGTTTTTTTATCATATAGAGTTACAAAGATTACAGATAGAGATTCTTATATATTAAAAATAATAGATCACGTTCTTTCTTCTGGGGAAAGTTCTCGTATTATGAAAAATGTTGTAAATACAAAACAAATGGCTTCTTATGCAGGTTCTTTTTTAGATACAATGGAAGATTATGGAATTTTTATTATATATGGATTAATCAATCCTGGAGTATCCTTAGATCAATTAATAAAAATAATAGATGAAGAAATTGATCTTTTGAAAGAAAGGGGGATTACTCAATATGAATTAGAAAAACAAATAAATTTTTTTGAAAAAAAATTTATTTATGATAATTATTCTATGGGTGGAATTTCTGCAAAATTATCTTATTATTATTTATATTATCACAATGCTAATTTGATAAATACCGATATAGAAAAATATAGAAAAATAACTGTAGAAGATATTAAAAGGGTTGCTAATAAATATTTGAATAAAAACAATAGAGTTCGTTTATACAATGTTCCAGAACATACAAAAATTTAA
- a CDS encoding c-type cytochrome: MKKILFFIFFLFFYSVKSSDIKNIKGDAEKGAVLFKKNCTACHSMNLEKKMIGPALYGVTERRNREWLHKWIINNKSLRKSGDKDAIAIYKEYDNVEMNIFPQLSEKEVDDILFFIQNPIKKKEENHKYEEINNEKELSEKQFLIKLIVFCFSIFSVILIWILYRIQILTKLLNENKDPIFDKKDFLISILYNKILGKKKKKWYLLSCFIGFILLLGIYETWNFLMKIDINRGYKPEQPIYFSHKIHSDINEIDCQYCHSSAKYGKVSSIPSANVCMNCHITINEYNGDYLEKGKSRNEYNKEIQKIYHAVGWDTETRKYSKKIHPIQWIRIHNMPDFVYFDHSQHIITGEKTIKKFKKVNLVCNACHGEVKKMDQVEMANDFSMEWCISCHKNVEINTNNQYYKKYFSNKIKKENKITVDMVGGTECAKCHY, translated from the coding sequence ATGAAAAAAATTCTATTTTTTATTTTCTTTTTATTTTTTTATTCGGTAAAATCTTCAGATATAAAAAATATAAAAGGAGATGCAGAAAAAGGAGCAGTTCTTTTTAAAAAAAATTGCACAGCATGTCATTCTATGAATTTAGAAAAAAAAATGATAGGACCTGCTTTGTATGGTGTAACTGAAAGAAGAAATAGAGAATGGTTACATAAATGGATTATAAACAATAAATCTTTAAGAAAAAGTGGAGATAAAGACGCCATAGCTATTTACAAAGAATATGATAATGTAGAAATGAATATATTTCCTCAATTATCAGAAAAAGAAGTAGATGATATTTTATTTTTTATTCAAAATCCAATAAAAAAAAAAGAAGAAAATCATAAATATGAAGAAATAAATAATGAAAAAGAATTATCAGAAAAACAATTTTTAATTAAATTAATAGTTTTTTGTTTTAGTATTTTTTCTGTAATTCTAATTTGGATTTTATATAGAATTCAAATTTTAACCAAGTTATTAAATGAAAATAAAGATCCCATTTTTGATAAAAAAGATTTTTTAATTAGTATTTTATACAATAAAATTTTAGGTAAAAAAAAGAAAAAATGGTATTTATTATCTTGTTTTATTGGTTTTATTTTATTATTAGGAATATATGAAACTTGGAATTTTTTAATGAAAATAGATATAAATAGGGGATATAAACCTGAACAACCTATTTATTTTTCTCATAAAATTCATTCTGATATTAACGAAATTGATTGTCAATATTGTCATTCTTCCGCAAAATATGGAAAAGTATCCAGTATTCCTTCAGCCAATGTTTGTATGAATTGTCACATTACCATTAATGAATATAATGGTGATTATTTAGAAAAAGGAAAAAGTAGAAATGAATACAACAAAGAAATACAAAAAATATATCATGCTGTGGGATGGGATACAGAAACAAGAAAATATTCAAAAAAAATTCATCCTATTCAATGGATCCGTATACATAATATGCCCGATTTTGTTTACTTCGATCATTCTCAACATATCATAACTGGAGAAAAAACGATAAAAAAATTTAAAAAAGTAAATTTAGTTTGTAATGCTTGTCATGGAGAAGTTAAAAAAATGGATCAAGTAGAAATGGCTAATGATTTTTCCATGGAATGGTGCATTTCTTGCCATAAGAATGTTGAAATAAATACGAATAATCAATATTATAAAAAGTATTTTTCTAATAAAATAAAAAAAGAAAATAAAATAACCGTAGATATGGTTGGTGGTACAGAATGTGCAAAATGTCATTATTAA